The Mustela erminea isolate mMusErm1 chromosome 6, mMusErm1.Pri, whole genome shotgun sequence genome includes a region encoding these proteins:
- the ODF3B gene encoding outer dense fiber protein 3B isoform X6, with translation MGSGSRAGQGRESRHPTLPSRPGATKTGTAGPERTPPPRAMGSDVWVGPWRPHRPRGPIAALYRGPGPKYMLPPNTGYVLHDPSRPRAPAFSFGARLPTQQTSCGPGPGHLVPAHITVRGRDGTPAYSIYGRPRHAAPLLTPGPGRYFPERAGNATYPSAPRHTIAPRNWGAHAKQQTPGPATYTVPSLLGPRVIGKVSAPTYSLYGRSAVGSFFEDLSKTPGPCAYHAVNTGIYKSRAPQFSMLARTSLPQDNTLNPGPAAYNVDQPRKPRGWSFGIRHSDYVARVPTKADD, from the exons ATGGGGTCTGGCAGTCGGGCTGGGCAGGGGCGGGaatccaggcaccccaccttgCCTTCCCGGCCGGGAGCCACAAAAACAG GTACCGCAGGCCCTGAGCGCACCCCACCCCCGCGCGCTATGGGCTCGGACGTCTGGGTCGGCCCTTGGCGGCCCCACCGGCCCCGCGGCCCCATCGCAGCGCTCTACAGAGGCCCGGGGCCCAAATACATGCTGCCACCGAACACGG GCTACGTCCTGCACGACCCGTCGCGGCCCCGCGCCCCGGCCTTCTCCTTCGGCGCGCGCCTGCCCACGCAGCAGACTTCCTGCGGCCCGGGGCCCGGCCACCTGGTTCCTGCACACATAACCGTGCGCGGCCGCGACGGCACCCCCGCCTACTCCATCTACGGCCGCCCCCGCCACGCAGCGCCGCTCCTCACTCCCGGACCGG GCAGGTACTTCCCCGAGCGAGCCGGGAACGCGACGTACCCCAGTGCGCCTCGGCACACCATCGCTCCCCGAAACTGGGGCGCCCACGCGAAGCAGCAGACACCAG gccctgcGACCTACACTGTGCCCTCGCTCTTGGGTCCGCGCGTCATCGGTAAAGTCTCGGCCCCAACTTACTCCCTCTACGGCCGCAGCGCAGTGGGCAGTTTCTTCGAGGACCTCAGCAAG ACCCCGGGCCCCTGCGCCTACCACGCGGTGAACACTGGGATCTACAAGTCTCGGGCCCCCCAGTTCTCCATGCTGGCGCGGACTTCGCTCCCCCAAGATAACACCCTGAATCCCGGGCCCGCAGCCTACAACGTGGACCAG CCCCGGAAACCCCGCGGCTGGAGCTTCGGGATCCGGCACTCGGACTACGTGGCTCGGGTCCCGACCAAGGCGGACGACTGA
- the ODF3B gene encoding outer dense fiber protein 3B isoform X7: MGSGSRAGQGRESRHPTLPSRPGATKTGTAGPERTPPPRAMGSDVWVGPWRPHRPRGPIAALYRGPGPKYMLPPNTGYVLHDPSRPRAPAFSFGARLPTQQTSCGPGPGHLVPAHITVRGRDGTPAYSIYGRPRHAAPLLTPGPGRYFPERAGNATYPSAPRHTIAPRNWGAHAKQQTPGPATYTVPSLLGPRVIGKVSAPTYSLYGRSAVGSFFEDLSKPRKPRGWSFGIRHSDYVARVPTKADD, translated from the exons ATGGGGTCTGGCAGTCGGGCTGGGCAGGGGCGGGaatccaggcaccccaccttgCCTTCCCGGCCGGGAGCCACAAAAACAG GTACCGCAGGCCCTGAGCGCACCCCACCCCCGCGCGCTATGGGCTCGGACGTCTGGGTCGGCCCTTGGCGGCCCCACCGGCCCCGCGGCCCCATCGCAGCGCTCTACAGAGGCCCGGGGCCCAAATACATGCTGCCACCGAACACGG GCTACGTCCTGCACGACCCGTCGCGGCCCCGCGCCCCGGCCTTCTCCTTCGGCGCGCGCCTGCCCACGCAGCAGACTTCCTGCGGCCCGGGGCCCGGCCACCTGGTTCCTGCACACATAACCGTGCGCGGCCGCGACGGCACCCCCGCCTACTCCATCTACGGCCGCCCCCGCCACGCAGCGCCGCTCCTCACTCCCGGACCGG GCAGGTACTTCCCCGAGCGAGCCGGGAACGCGACGTACCCCAGTGCGCCTCGGCACACCATCGCTCCCCGAAACTGGGGCGCCCACGCGAAGCAGCAGACACCAG gccctgcGACCTACACTGTGCCCTCGCTCTTGGGTCCGCGCGTCATCGGTAAAGTCTCGGCCCCAACTTACTCCCTCTACGGCCGCAGCGCAGTGGGCAGTTTCTTCGAGGACCTCAGCAAG CCCCGGAAACCCCGCGGCTGGAGCTTCGGGATCCGGCACTCGGACTACGTGGCTCGGGTCCCGACCAAGGCGGACGACTGA
- the ODF3B gene encoding outer dense fiber protein 3B isoform X2: protein MGPAPGSREAAAVGGGAGAATFCPQVPQALSAPHPRALWARTSGSALGGPTGPAAPSQRSTEARGPNTCCHRTRVPASGGCRQTGPARLRPARPVAAPRPGLLLRRAPAHAADFLRPGARPPGSCTHNRARPRRHPRLLHLRPPPPRSAAPHSRTGSGPLGPRSPQRRAASRKARPGIPRLSPEPPSRTLLLQTRYPRTRISEELQAPPGFDKSWLGVTLTSGPQPGTPPRPQPGSGPHPRSAPQAGTSPSEPGTRRTPVRLGTPSLPETGAPTRSSRHQALRPTLCPRSWVRASSVKSRPQLTPSTAAAQWAVSSRTSARWGGAARRACSEGSAGQATGGTKQEVRASGQRGVEAGPSAPAALPQTPGPCAYHAVNTGIYKSRAPQFSMLARTSLPQDNTLNPGPAAYNVDQPRKPRGWSFGIRHSDYVARVPTKADD from the exons ATGGGCCCCGCCCCCGGATCGCGAGAAGCGGCAGCGGTGGGTGGAGGGGCCGGGGCCGCCACCTTCTGTCCACAGGTACCGCAGGCCCTGAGCGCACCCCACCCCCGCGCGCTATGGGCTCGGACGTCTGGGTCGGCCCTTGGCGGCCCCACCGGCCCCGCGGCCCCATCGCAGCGCTCTACAGAGGCCCGGGGCCCAAATACATGCTGCCACCGAACACGGGTACCGGCGTCGGGCGGGTGTAGACAGACGGGGCCAGCGAG GCTACGTCCTGCACGACCCGTCGCGGCCCCGCGCCCCGGCCTTCTCCTTCGGCGCGCGCCTGCCCACGCAGCAGACTTCCTGCGGCCCGGGGCCCGGCCACCTGGTTCCTGCACACATAACCGTGCGCGGCCGCGACGGCACCCCCGCCTACTCCATCTACGGCCGCCCCCGCCACGCAGCGCCGCTCCTCACTCCCGGACCGGGTCAGGACCCCTGGGACCCCGGTCTCCCCAACGCCGCGCCGCCTCCAGAAAGGCCCGCCCGGGAATCCCCCGCCTGAGCCCCGAGCCGCCCTCGCGTACCCTACTACTCCAAACTCGCTACCCCCGTACCCGCATCTCGGAAGAACTCCAAGCCCCACCAGGCTTTGACAAATCGTGGCTCGGAGTCACCCTAACCTCAGGCCCCCAACCCGGGACCCCACCACGCCCCCAACCCGGTTCCGGCCCACACCCCCGGTCCGCCCCGCAGGCAGGTACTTCCCCGAGCGAGCCGGGAACGCGACGTACCCCAGTGCGCCTCGGCACACCATCGCTCCCCGAAACTGGGGCGCCCACGCGAAGCAGCAGACACCAG gccctgcGACCTACACTGTGCCCTCGCTCTTGGGTCCGCGCGTCATCGGTAAAGTCTCGGCCCCAACTTACTCCCTCTACGGCCGCAGCGCAGTGGGCAGTTTCTTCGAGGACCTCAGCAAGGTGGGGCGGGGCTGCCAGGCGGGCTTGTAGCGAGGGGTCGGCGGGGCAGGCCACAGGGGGCACGAAGCAGGAGGTGAGGGCCAGTGGCCAGCGGGGAGTGGAGGCCGGACCCAGCGCCCCTGCCGCCCTCCCACAGACCCCGGGCCCCTGCGCCTACCACGCGGTGAACACTGGGATCTACAAGTCTCGGGCCCCCCAGTTCTCCATGCTGGCGCGGACTTCGCTCCCCCAAGATAACACCCTGAATCCCGGGCCCGCAGCCTACAACGTGGACCAG CCCCGGAAACCCCGCGGCTGGAGCTTCGGGATCCGGCACTCGGACTACGTGGCTCGGGTCCCGACCAAGGCGGACGACTGA
- the TYMP gene encoding thymidine phosphorylase isoform X3, whose translation MQDGGTCRLSRTPQAGSDGATGSRGPPGPPPDPGQLPELLRLNETGRLNQGAICGLVRAVDWSTKGAQIGRVGDKVGPVFLPALAACGLQG comes from the exons ATGCAGGACGGTGGCACGTGCCGGCTGTCTCGCACCCCGCAGGCCGGGAGCGATGGGGCCACAGGGAGTCGGGGCCCTCCAGGCCCCCCGCCAGACCCCGGGCAACTCCCGGAGCTGCTCCGCCTGAACGAGACAGGCCGCCTCAACCAGGGGGCCATCTGCGGCTTGGTGCGCGCTGTGGACTGGAGCACGAAGGGCGCGCAAATTG GGCGAGTGGGCGACAAGGTCGGCCCGGTCTTCTTACCCGCCCTAGCAGCCTGTGGACTGCAAGGTTAG
- the ODF3B gene encoding outer dense fiber protein 3B isoform X3, whose protein sequence is MGPAPGSREAAAVGGGAGAATFCPQVPQALSAPHPRALWARTSGSALGGPTGPAAPSQRSTEARGPNTCCHRTRVPASGGCRQTGPARLRPARPVAAPRPGLLLRRAPAHAADFLRPGARPPGSCTHNRARPRRHPRLLHLRPPPPRSAAPHSRTGSGPLGPRSPQRRAASRKARPGIPRLSPEPPSRTLLLQTRYPRTRISEELQAPPGFDKSWLGVTLTSGPQPGTPPRPQPGSGPHPRSAPQAGTSPSEPGTRRTPVRLGTPSLPETGAPTRSSRHQALRPTLCPRSWVRASSVKSRPQLTPSTAAAQWAVSSRTSASPGNPAAGASGSGTRTTWLGSRPRRTTDRPGGRGPTDVCLKLPEPAACPPLCVRGGRAGRGACAPGRSCPRAPRPSRAHGSPDARARRPGKSRKSRGRGPS, encoded by the exons ATGGGCCCCGCCCCCGGATCGCGAGAAGCGGCAGCGGTGGGTGGAGGGGCCGGGGCCGCCACCTTCTGTCCACAGGTACCGCAGGCCCTGAGCGCACCCCACCCCCGCGCGCTATGGGCTCGGACGTCTGGGTCGGCCCTTGGCGGCCCCACCGGCCCCGCGGCCCCATCGCAGCGCTCTACAGAGGCCCGGGGCCCAAATACATGCTGCCACCGAACACGGGTACCGGCGTCGGGCGGGTGTAGACAGACGGGGCCAGCGAG GCTACGTCCTGCACGACCCGTCGCGGCCCCGCGCCCCGGCCTTCTCCTTCGGCGCGCGCCTGCCCACGCAGCAGACTTCCTGCGGCCCGGGGCCCGGCCACCTGGTTCCTGCACACATAACCGTGCGCGGCCGCGACGGCACCCCCGCCTACTCCATCTACGGCCGCCCCCGCCACGCAGCGCCGCTCCTCACTCCCGGACCGGGTCAGGACCCCTGGGACCCCGGTCTCCCCAACGCCGCGCCGCCTCCAGAAAGGCCCGCCCGGGAATCCCCCGCCTGAGCCCCGAGCCGCCCTCGCGTACCCTACTACTCCAAACTCGCTACCCCCGTACCCGCATCTCGGAAGAACTCCAAGCCCCACCAGGCTTTGACAAATCGTGGCTCGGAGTCACCCTAACCTCAGGCCCCCAACCCGGGACCCCACCACGCCCCCAACCCGGTTCCGGCCCACACCCCCGGTCCGCCCCGCAGGCAGGTACTTCCCCGAGCGAGCCGGGAACGCGACGTACCCCAGTGCGCCTCGGCACACCATCGCTCCCCGAAACTGGGGCGCCCACGCGAAGCAGCAGACACCAG gccctgcGACCTACACTGTGCCCTCGCTCTTGGGTCCGCGCGTCATCGGTAAAGTCTCGGCCCCAACTTACTCCCTCTACGGCCGCAGCGCAGTGGGCAGTTTCTTCGAGGACCTCAGCAAG CCCCGGAAACCCCGCGGCTGGAGCTTCGGGATCCGGCACTCGGACTACGTGGCTCGGGTCCCGACCAAGGCGGACGACTGACCGGCCGGGAGGGCGCGGCCCGACGGACGTTTGCTTAAAGCTTCCCGAACCAGCAGCGTGTCCGCCCCTCTGTGTTCGCggcgggcgcgcggggcggggagcGTGCGCGCCGGGACGCTCGTGCCCACGGGCCCCCAGACCCTCGCGCGCCCACGGGTCCCCAGACGCTCGCGCCCGCAGGCCTGGGAAGTCCCGGAAGTCTCGCGGCCGCGGGCCTTCGTGA
- the ODF3B gene encoding outer dense fiber protein 3B isoform X5 codes for MGPAPGSREAAAVGGGAGAATFCPQVPQALSAPHPRALWARTSGSALGGPTGPAAPSQRSTEARGPNTCCHRTRVPASGGCRQTGPARLRPARPVAAPRPGLLLRRAPAHAADFLRPGARPPGSCTHNRARPRRHPRLLHLRPPPPRSAAPHSRTGSGPLGPRSPQRRAASRKARPGIPRLSPEPPSRTLLLQTRYPRTRISEELQAPPGFDKSWLGVTLTSGPQPGTPPRPQPGSGPHPRSAPQAGTSPSEPGTRRTPVRLGTPSLPETGAPTRSSRHQALRPTLCPRSWVRASSVKSRPQLTPSTAAAQWAVSSRTSARPRAPAPTTR; via the exons ATGGGCCCCGCCCCCGGATCGCGAGAAGCGGCAGCGGTGGGTGGAGGGGCCGGGGCCGCCACCTTCTGTCCACAGGTACCGCAGGCCCTGAGCGCACCCCACCCCCGCGCGCTATGGGCTCGGACGTCTGGGTCGGCCCTTGGCGGCCCCACCGGCCCCGCGGCCCCATCGCAGCGCTCTACAGAGGCCCGGGGCCCAAATACATGCTGCCACCGAACACGGGTACCGGCGTCGGGCGGGTGTAGACAGACGGGGCCAGCGAG GCTACGTCCTGCACGACCCGTCGCGGCCCCGCGCCCCGGCCTTCTCCTTCGGCGCGCGCCTGCCCACGCAGCAGACTTCCTGCGGCCCGGGGCCCGGCCACCTGGTTCCTGCACACATAACCGTGCGCGGCCGCGACGGCACCCCCGCCTACTCCATCTACGGCCGCCCCCGCCACGCAGCGCCGCTCCTCACTCCCGGACCGGGTCAGGACCCCTGGGACCCCGGTCTCCCCAACGCCGCGCCGCCTCCAGAAAGGCCCGCCCGGGAATCCCCCGCCTGAGCCCCGAGCCGCCCTCGCGTACCCTACTACTCCAAACTCGCTACCCCCGTACCCGCATCTCGGAAGAACTCCAAGCCCCACCAGGCTTTGACAAATCGTGGCTCGGAGTCACCCTAACCTCAGGCCCCCAACCCGGGACCCCACCACGCCCCCAACCCGGTTCCGGCCCACACCCCCGGTCCGCCCCGCAGGCAGGTACTTCCCCGAGCGAGCCGGGAACGCGACGTACCCCAGTGCGCCTCGGCACACCATCGCTCCCCGAAACTGGGGCGCCCACGCGAAGCAGCAGACACCAG gccctgcGACCTACACTGTGCCCTCGCTCTTGGGTCCGCGCGTCATCGGTAAAGTCTCGGCCCCAACTTACTCCCTCTACGGCCGCAGCGCAGTGGGCAGTTTCTTCGAGGACCTCAGCAAG ACCCCGGGCCCCTGCGCCTACCACGCGGTGA
- the ODF3B gene encoding outer dense fiber protein 3B isoform X1 codes for MGPAPGSREAAAVGGGAGAATFCPQVPQALSAPHPRALWARTSGSALGGPTGPAAPSQRSTEARGPNTCCHRTRVPASGGCRQTGPARLRPARPVAAPRPGLLLRRAPAHAADFLRPGARPPGSCTHNRARPRRHPRLLHLRPPPPRSAAPHSRTGSGPLGPRSPQRRAASRKARPGIPRLSPEPPSRTLLLQTRYPRTRISEELQAPPGFDKSWLGVTLTSGPQPGTPPRPQPGSGPHPRSAPQAGTSPSEPGTRRTPVRLGTPSLPETGAPTRSSRHQALRPTLCPRSWVRASSVKSRPQLTPSTAAAQWAVSSRTSARWGGAARRACSEGSAGQATGGTKQEVRASGQRGVEAGPSAPAALPQTPGPCAYHAVNTGIYKSRAPQFSMLARTSLPQDNTLNPGPAAYNVDQVAWKPGPRVRGGGGGSGSWGPPRGGRTAGPRGVTLNPGPAAPETPRLELRDPALGLRGSGPDQGGRLTGREGAARRTFA; via the exons ATGGGCCCCGCCCCCGGATCGCGAGAAGCGGCAGCGGTGGGTGGAGGGGCCGGGGCCGCCACCTTCTGTCCACAGGTACCGCAGGCCCTGAGCGCACCCCACCCCCGCGCGCTATGGGCTCGGACGTCTGGGTCGGCCCTTGGCGGCCCCACCGGCCCCGCGGCCCCATCGCAGCGCTCTACAGAGGCCCGGGGCCCAAATACATGCTGCCACCGAACACGGGTACCGGCGTCGGGCGGGTGTAGACAGACGGGGCCAGCGAG GCTACGTCCTGCACGACCCGTCGCGGCCCCGCGCCCCGGCCTTCTCCTTCGGCGCGCGCCTGCCCACGCAGCAGACTTCCTGCGGCCCGGGGCCCGGCCACCTGGTTCCTGCACACATAACCGTGCGCGGCCGCGACGGCACCCCCGCCTACTCCATCTACGGCCGCCCCCGCCACGCAGCGCCGCTCCTCACTCCCGGACCGGGTCAGGACCCCTGGGACCCCGGTCTCCCCAACGCCGCGCCGCCTCCAGAAAGGCCCGCCCGGGAATCCCCCGCCTGAGCCCCGAGCCGCCCTCGCGTACCCTACTACTCCAAACTCGCTACCCCCGTACCCGCATCTCGGAAGAACTCCAAGCCCCACCAGGCTTTGACAAATCGTGGCTCGGAGTCACCCTAACCTCAGGCCCCCAACCCGGGACCCCACCACGCCCCCAACCCGGTTCCGGCCCACACCCCCGGTCCGCCCCGCAGGCAGGTACTTCCCCGAGCGAGCCGGGAACGCGACGTACCCCAGTGCGCCTCGGCACACCATCGCTCCCCGAAACTGGGGCGCCCACGCGAAGCAGCAGACACCAG gccctgcGACCTACACTGTGCCCTCGCTCTTGGGTCCGCGCGTCATCGGTAAAGTCTCGGCCCCAACTTACTCCCTCTACGGCCGCAGCGCAGTGGGCAGTTTCTTCGAGGACCTCAGCAAGGTGGGGCGGGGCTGCCAGGCGGGCTTGTAGCGAGGGGTCGGCGGGGCAGGCCACAGGGGGCACGAAGCAGGAGGTGAGGGCCAGTGGCCAGCGGGGAGTGGAGGCCGGACCCAGCGCCCCTGCCGCCCTCCCACAGACCCCGGGCCCCTGCGCCTACCACGCGGTGAACACTGGGATCTACAAGTCTCGGGCCCCCCAGTTCTCCATGCTGGCGCGGACTTCGCTCCCCCAAGATAACACCCTGAATCCCGGGCCCGCAGCCTACAACGTGGACCAGGTGGCCTGGAAGCCCGGGCCCAGGGTCAGAGGCGGGGGAGGAGGGTCCGGGTCCTGGGGGCCCCCGCGCGGCGGCCGGACGGCTGGCCCCCGCGGGGTCACCCTGAATCCTGGTCCCGCAGCCCCGGAAACCCCGCGGCTGGAGCTTCGGGATCCGGCACTCGGACTACGTGGCTCGGGTCCCGACCAAGGCGGACGACTGACCGGCCGGGAGGGCGCGGCCCGACGGACGTTTGCTTAA
- the TYMP gene encoding thymidine phosphorylase isoform X1: MQDGGTCRLSRTPQAGSDGATGSRGPPGPPPDPGQLPELLRLNETGRLNQGAICGLVRAVDWSTKGAQIAAHPPQLLTPAEVLTRESKGSSCAGVFNTPTQQVPMTNRCGLELRGGHNLDKLESFLDSLPCRAQSRHR, translated from the exons ATGCAGGACGGTGGCACGTGCCGGCTGTCTCGCACCCCGCAGGCCGGGAGCGATGGGGCCACAGGGAGTCGGGGCCCTCCAGGCCCCCCGCCAGACCCCGGGCAACTCCCGGAGCTGCTCCGCCTGAACGAGACAGGCCGCCTCAACCAGGGGGCCATCTGCGGCTTGGTGCGCGCTGTGGACTGGAGCACGAAGGGCGCGCAAATTG CTGCACATCCACCACAGCTGCTAACTCCAGCTGAAGTCCTAACCAGGGAAAGTAAGGGGAGTAGCTGTGCAGGTGTCTTCAACACCCCTACCCAGCAGGTACCAATGACCAACAGATGTGGTCTGGAGTTAAGAGGGGGGCACAACCTGGATAAACTGGAGTCATTTCTGGATTCACtgccctgcagagcacagagcaggcaCAGATAG
- the ODF3B gene encoding outer dense fiber protein 3B isoform X4: MGSGSRAGQGRESRHPTLPSRPGATKTGTAGPERTPPPRAMGSDVWVGPWRPHRPRGPIAALYRGPGPKYMLPPNTGYVLHDPSRPRAPAFSFGARLPTQQTSCGPGPGHLVPAHITVRGRDGTPAYSIYGRPRHAAPLLTPGPGRYFPERAGNATYPSAPRHTIAPRNWGAHAKQQTPGPATYTVPSLLGPRVIGKVSAPTYSLYGRSAVGSFFEDLSKTPGPCAYHAVNTGIYKSRAPQFSMLARTSLPQDNTLNPGPAAYNVDQVAWKPGPRVRGGGGGSGSWGPPRGGRTAGPRGVTLNPGPAAPETPRLELRDPALGLRGSGPDQGGRLTGREGAARRTFA; this comes from the exons ATGGGGTCTGGCAGTCGGGCTGGGCAGGGGCGGGaatccaggcaccccaccttgCCTTCCCGGCCGGGAGCCACAAAAACAG GTACCGCAGGCCCTGAGCGCACCCCACCCCCGCGCGCTATGGGCTCGGACGTCTGGGTCGGCCCTTGGCGGCCCCACCGGCCCCGCGGCCCCATCGCAGCGCTCTACAGAGGCCCGGGGCCCAAATACATGCTGCCACCGAACACGG GCTACGTCCTGCACGACCCGTCGCGGCCCCGCGCCCCGGCCTTCTCCTTCGGCGCGCGCCTGCCCACGCAGCAGACTTCCTGCGGCCCGGGGCCCGGCCACCTGGTTCCTGCACACATAACCGTGCGCGGCCGCGACGGCACCCCCGCCTACTCCATCTACGGCCGCCCCCGCCACGCAGCGCCGCTCCTCACTCCCGGACCGG GCAGGTACTTCCCCGAGCGAGCCGGGAACGCGACGTACCCCAGTGCGCCTCGGCACACCATCGCTCCCCGAAACTGGGGCGCCCACGCGAAGCAGCAGACACCAG gccctgcGACCTACACTGTGCCCTCGCTCTTGGGTCCGCGCGTCATCGGTAAAGTCTCGGCCCCAACTTACTCCCTCTACGGCCGCAGCGCAGTGGGCAGTTTCTTCGAGGACCTCAGCAAG ACCCCGGGCCCCTGCGCCTACCACGCGGTGAACACTGGGATCTACAAGTCTCGGGCCCCCCAGTTCTCCATGCTGGCGCGGACTTCGCTCCCCCAAGATAACACCCTGAATCCCGGGCCCGCAGCCTACAACGTGGACCAGGTGGCCTGGAAGCCCGGGCCCAGGGTCAGAGGCGGGGGAGGAGGGTCCGGGTCCTGGGGGCCCCCGCGCGGCGGCCGGACGGCTGGCCCCCGCGGGGTCACCCTGAATCCTGGTCCCGCAGCCCCGGAAACCCCGCGGCTGGAGCTTCGGGATCCGGCACTCGGACTACGTGGCTCGGGTCCCGACCAAGGCGGACGACTGACCGGCCGGGAGGGCGCGGCCCGACGGACGTTTGCTTAA
- the LOC116592575 gene encoding protein SCO2 homolog, mitochondrial, whose amino-acid sequence MLLLVWAPRAWHRLFLLKPQALLWSRGDKVLHMGYRRLSQQGPGEQRRQSQPQGPRFRTRLLITALFGAGLGGAWLAARAEKERRQQQQRTEALRQAAVGQGDFSLLDHRGQARCKADFRGQWVLLYFGFTHCPDICPDELEKLVHVVEQLEAEPGLPPVQPVFITVDPERDTAAAMARYVQDFHPRLLGLTGSAEQVAQVTRSYRVYYSAGPKDEDQDYIVDHSIAIYLLSPDGLFTDYYGRAKSAQQIADSVRRHMAAFRSVLH is encoded by the coding sequence ATGCTGCTGCTGGTTTGGGCACCCAGGGCTTGGCACAGGCTCTTTTTGCTCAAGCCCCAAGCCCTTCTCTGGTCCCGGGGAGATAAGGTCCTACACATGGGATACCGGCGCCTGTCACAGCAGGGccctggagagcagagaaggcagagccaGCCCCAGGGCCCTAGGTTTCGGACCAGGCTGCTGATCACTGCTTTgtttggggctgggctgggcggggcCTGGCTGGCGGCGAGGGCTGAGAAGGAGAGGCGACAGCAGCAGCAGCGGACAGAAGCCCTGCGCCAGGCAGCTGTGGGCCAGGGCGACTTCAGCCTGCTGGACCACCGGGGACAGGCTCGCTGCAAGGCCGACTTCCGGGGTCAGTGGGTACTGCTGTACTTTGGGTTCACTCACTGCCCCGACATCTGCCCTGACGAGCTCGAGAAGCTGGTGCATGTGGTTGAGCAGCTGGAGGCCGAGCCTGGCCTGCCCCCCGTGCAGCCTGTCTTCATCACCGTGGACCCTGAACGTGACACTGCCGCAGCCATGGCCCGCTACGTGCAGGACTTCCACCCGCGGCTGCTGGGCCTGACTGGTTCCGCGGAGCAGGTAGCCCAGGTGACCCGCAGCTACCGCGTGTACTACAGCGCTGGCCCTAAGGACGAGGACCAGGATTACATCGTGGATCACTCCATTGCCATCTACCTGCTCAGCCCCGATGGCCTCTTCACAGACTACTATGGCCGGGCCAAATCCGCACAGCAGATCGCGGACAGTGTCCGACGCCACATGGCTGCCTTCCGCAGCGTCCTGCACTAA
- the TYMP gene encoding thymidine phosphorylase isoform X2, which yields MQDGGTCRLSRTPQAGSDGATGSRGPPGPPPDPGQLPELLRLNETGRLNQGAICGLVRAVDWSTKGAQIAAHPPQLLTPAEVLTRESKGSSCAGVFNTPTQQVACPQALGLPPVY from the exons ATGCAGGACGGTGGCACGTGCCGGCTGTCTCGCACCCCGCAGGCCGGGAGCGATGGGGCCACAGGGAGTCGGGGCCCTCCAGGCCCCCCGCCAGACCCCGGGCAACTCCCGGAGCTGCTCCGCCTGAACGAGACAGGCCGCCTCAACCAGGGGGCCATCTGCGGCTTGGTGCGCGCTGTGGACTGGAGCACGAAGGGCGCGCAAATTG CTGCACATCCACCACAGCTGCTAACTCCAGCTGAAGTCCTAACCAGGGAAAGTAAGGGGAGTAGCTGTGCAGGTGTCTTCAACACCCCTACCCAGCAG GTAGCCTGTCCCCAGGCTCTGGGTCTACCTCCTGTGTATTAA